One Rhodococcus sp. P1Y DNA window includes the following coding sequences:
- a CDS encoding flavin-containing monooxygenase yields MSGREVLDVAVIGGGFAGIGAAVQLTQRGIRDIAILERGTRAGGTWRDNTYPGAACDIPSRLYSYSFAPNPDWSHTYSGSAEILGYVDSMVDKFELGRYFRFEHNVANLAWHEESSLWEITIDDREPVFARSVVMASGPLANVSLPKIRGIETYEGEKIHSARWNHDYDFAGKKVAVVGTGASGVQIVPELVRVADSVKVFQRTPGWVLPRSNFSTRKATREVYRRLPFTQTLARKAWFWGHESVALGVVWKSPLTRVVEGVSKLHLRSQVRDPWLRRQLTPEFRAGCKRLLMTSQYYPALQKDNCTLVTWPIANISPKGIRTVEGIEHQFDAIVFATGFDVSKAGTPIPITGRDGRVLSEEWSKGAYAYKSVAVSGYPNMYFTFGPNSGPGHSSALVYMEAQIDYIVDAIATAVNQNFVLDVRADVQAQYNDELQKRLTKTTWNSGCSSWYLTEDGFNATMYPGFATQYVKQLETVELPDYSVTTANVAIAVDDLVAGSV; encoded by the coding sequence ATGAGCGGCCGTGAGGTGTTGGACGTCGCGGTCATCGGCGGCGGGTTCGCCGGAATCGGTGCTGCTGTCCAGTTGACGCAGCGCGGCATACGAGACATTGCCATCCTCGAACGTGGCACGCGCGCAGGGGGCACGTGGCGCGACAACACCTATCCCGGTGCAGCGTGCGACATTCCGTCACGGCTCTACTCCTACAGTTTCGCGCCGAACCCGGACTGGTCGCACACCTACTCCGGCAGCGCAGAAATACTCGGATACGTCGACTCGATGGTCGACAAGTTCGAGCTGGGTCGCTATTTCAGGTTCGAGCACAACGTCGCGAACCTTGCCTGGCACGAAGAGTCATCGCTGTGGGAGATCACGATCGACGACCGCGAACCGGTCTTCGCCCGTAGCGTCGTCATGGCGTCGGGCCCCCTCGCCAATGTCAGCCTGCCGAAAATTCGCGGTATCGAGACTTACGAGGGCGAGAAGATCCACAGTGCCCGGTGGAACCACGACTACGACTTCGCGGGCAAGAAAGTGGCCGTCGTCGGAACCGGTGCCAGCGGGGTACAGATCGTGCCGGAGCTGGTGCGTGTCGCGGACTCGGTCAAAGTCTTCCAGCGCACACCAGGGTGGGTGCTCCCGCGCAGCAACTTCAGCACACGCAAGGCCACGCGTGAGGTCTATCGACGACTCCCGTTCACCCAGACTCTGGCCCGTAAGGCCTGGTTCTGGGGCCACGAGTCGGTCGCCTTGGGTGTGGTGTGGAAGTCACCGCTGACCCGCGTGGTCGAAGGCGTGTCCAAGCTGCATCTACGCAGCCAAGTGCGCGACCCGTGGTTGCGCCGTCAGCTCACACCCGAGTTCAGGGCCGGATGCAAACGACTGCTGATGACCAGCCAGTACTACCCGGCGCTGCAGAAGGACAACTGCACCCTGGTCACTTGGCCCATCGCCAATATCTCCCCGAAGGGGATCCGGACGGTCGAGGGCATCGAGCACCAATTCGACGCCATCGTGTTCGCGACGGGATTCGACGTGTCCAAAGCCGGCACGCCCATCCCGATCACCGGACGCGACGGACGCGTTCTGTCTGAGGAGTGGAGCAAAGGCGCGTACGCCTACAAGTCCGTCGCGGTGTCCGGGTACCCGAACATGTACTTCACGTTCGGGCCGAATTCCGGACCCGGCCACAGTTCGGCGCTGGTCTACATGGAGGCACAGATCGACTACATCGTCGATGCCATCGCCACCGCAGTGAACCAGAACTTCGTCCTCGACGTCCGCGCGGACGTGCAGGCGCAGTACAACGACGAACTGCAGAAGCGGCTGACCAAGACGACGTGGAACTCCGGATGCTCGAGCTGGTACCTCACCGAAGACGGGTTCAACGCCACCATGTATCCCGGCTTCGCGACGCAGTACGTCAAGCAACTCGAGACGGTGGAACTCCCGGACTACTCGGTCACCACCGCGAACGTCGCGATCGCCGTCGACGACCTCGTCGCCGGCTCTGTCTGA
- a CDS encoding ferritin-like domain-containing protein → MTENFDFDAMLTKIKDRQWSLADIDWDAPGAELISPQLHAKLKPFMSDLMWIENVGARGFAAMARKAPTETLRDIYRHFHAEEQKHANAELALMRRWGMLENDEIPQPNVNVKLIIDWLDKYSDQTSLAVLGTVIPMLEVALDGALVKFIVDEIDDPVCQEVFKRINADESRHLAVDFEVIELLGHAKMRKIIVETVGAWMNPSLIIGTLRYIPLLNKMRDNIVDMGVDEERLYTAMKRFKKVGERSPFPKRLPMYRFISWHGSVVIDRAHPYHRFADSMVKLTAKYPKRLLRGQPTWSKELTYEPVA, encoded by the coding sequence ATGACCGAGAACTTCGATTTCGATGCCATGTTGACCAAAATCAAGGATCGTCAGTGGTCTCTCGCCGACATCGACTGGGACGCACCCGGTGCCGAGTTGATCAGCCCGCAGCTGCACGCCAAACTCAAGCCCTTCATGTCCGACCTGATGTGGATCGAGAACGTCGGTGCTCGCGGCTTCGCCGCCATGGCCCGAAAGGCCCCCACCGAGACACTTCGTGACATCTACCGCCACTTTCATGCCGAAGAGCAAAAGCACGCGAACGCCGAGTTGGCGCTGATGCGGCGGTGGGGGATGCTCGAGAACGACGAAATTCCACAGCCGAACGTCAACGTCAAACTCATCATCGATTGGCTGGACAAATACTCCGACCAGACCTCACTCGCGGTGCTGGGCACCGTCATTCCAATGCTCGAAGTCGCCCTCGACGGCGCCTTGGTGAAGTTCATCGTCGACGAAATCGACGACCCGGTCTGCCAGGAAGTGTTCAAACGTATCAACGCCGACGAATCACGGCACCTGGCAGTCGATTTCGAGGTCATCGAACTTCTCGGTCACGCGAAGATGCGTAAGATCATCGTCGAAACCGTCGGCGCGTGGATGAACCCGTCGCTGATCATCGGCACGCTGCGATACATCCCGTTGCTGAACAAGATGCGCGACAACATCGTCGATATGGGTGTCGACGAGGAGCGTCTCTACACCGCCATGAAGCGGTTCAAGAAGGTCGGTGAGCGCAGCCCATTCCCGAAGCGCCTGCCCATGTACCGCTTCATCAGCTGGCACGGATCGGTTGTCATCGATCGCGCTCATCCCTATCACCGCTTCGCGGACTCGATGGTCAAGTTGACCGCGAAGTACCCCAAACGTCTGCTCCGCGGCCAGCCCACCTGGTCGAAGGAACTCACCTACGAGCCCGTCGCATGA
- a CDS encoding SDR family NAD(P)-dependent oxidoreductase — MFGLNSTPKPSYDANAVVTGAGSGIGRAFALELARRGGRVVCADISLERAQETVRLLGDRGYAVQCDVAVQSQVEDLALFAELEFGGAPTVVINNAGVGIGGQPIGNVGQEDWNWALGINLWGVIHGCETFVPQMRAAGRGGIINVASAAGFAAAPTMGPYNVGKAGVMSLSETLAAELSGTGLRVSVLCPTFVKTNVAVDGRITAQSSQLAQNLMRWTGFSPERVAASTLDAFDKGRLYVVPQLDAKAIWLAKRLAPTLYTRGAGLLNRLMPNEPAPQTISVSSSTTGK, encoded by the coding sequence ATGTTCGGATTGAACTCGACCCCCAAACCGTCGTACGACGCCAACGCCGTCGTGACCGGCGCCGGCAGCGGTATCGGCCGTGCCTTCGCGCTCGAACTCGCCCGGCGCGGTGGCCGTGTCGTCTGCGCCGATATCTCACTCGAGCGCGCGCAGGAGACCGTCCGGCTTCTCGGCGACCGCGGCTATGCCGTGCAGTGCGATGTCGCCGTCCAATCGCAGGTCGAAGATCTCGCGCTGTTCGCCGAGCTCGAGTTCGGCGGCGCCCCCACCGTGGTCATCAACAACGCGGGCGTCGGCATCGGCGGTCAGCCGATCGGCAACGTCGGTCAGGAGGACTGGAACTGGGCGCTGGGCATCAATCTGTGGGGCGTCATCCACGGATGCGAGACGTTTGTTCCCCAGATGCGGGCAGCAGGACGGGGCGGGATCATCAACGTCGCCTCGGCCGCCGGATTCGCGGCGGCACCGACCATGGGCCCCTACAACGTCGGCAAGGCCGGCGTCATGTCCCTCTCGGAGACGTTGGCCGCCGAACTGTCGGGAACCGGACTGCGCGTGAGCGTGCTGTGCCCGACGTTCGTCAAAACCAACGTCGCCGTCGACGGCCGCATCACCGCGCAATCGTCACAGCTTGCGCAAAACCTCATGCGGTGGACCGGATTTTCACCCGAACGCGTCGCTGCATCGACTCTCGACGCGTTCGACAAAGGTCGTCTCTATGTCGTCCCGCAGCTCGACGCCAAGGCCATCTGGCTCGCCAAGCGTCTCGCTCCGACCCTCTACACCCGCGGCGCGGGCCTGCTCAACCGCCTCATGCCGAACGAGCCTGCTCCACAGACAATCTCCGTATCTTCTTCGACGACAGGAAAGTGA
- a CDS encoding alpha/beta hydrolase — protein MTALTLRPIASRLPSNRAGVQIARTLVEVAMRAGGGVARGTAVTAVDEDGVVGEWVDATGRAQPTEAPGTEAGVVLYLHGSAYAICSARTHRGLASRLSRDAGTPVFVVDYRLAPEFPFPAAADDIERAYRWLLDQGYQPGSIVVAGDSAGGHLALDLVIDNARRSVPQPAAVVLFSPLIDLTFELAEGRERVRRDPMISAAGARSLTALYTSNEQPDIPRLRLAVEAGTLLPPFLVHAGGAEMLVADAEYLRDLLEANEGTCTLEIWPDQMHVFQALPRLSPEAGPALRRAAQFIRTELAHTAPKHSTP, from the coding sequence ATGACGGCACTGACGCTTCGCCCGATCGCGTCTCGGCTTCCGTCCAACCGGGCCGGGGTGCAGATAGCTCGGACTCTCGTCGAGGTCGCAATGCGTGCGGGCGGCGGCGTGGCACGTGGAACGGCGGTTACCGCGGTCGACGAAGACGGAGTCGTCGGCGAGTGGGTCGACGCCACCGGACGGGCGCAGCCGACCGAGGCGCCCGGCACAGAAGCCGGGGTGGTGCTGTATCTGCACGGCAGCGCGTACGCGATCTGCTCGGCTCGTACGCACCGCGGCCTCGCATCACGGCTGTCGCGTGACGCGGGCACGCCAGTGTTCGTCGTGGATTACCGACTAGCCCCAGAGTTTCCGTTTCCGGCAGCCGCCGACGATATCGAGCGGGCGTACCGATGGCTGCTCGATCAGGGTTACCAACCCGGCAGCATCGTTGTCGCCGGGGACTCCGCGGGCGGGCACCTCGCGCTCGACCTTGTCATCGACAACGCTCGACGGTCCGTACCGCAACCTGCCGCGGTGGTGCTCTTCTCCCCGCTCATCGACCTGACATTCGAGTTGGCCGAAGGACGTGAACGTGTACGGCGGGATCCGATGATCTCCGCTGCCGGTGCACGGTCGCTCACCGCGCTGTACACATCGAACGAGCAACCCGACATACCGCGTCTGCGACTTGCGGTCGAGGCCGGAACGCTACTGCCGCCTTTTCTCGTGCACGCGGGCGGGGCAGAGATGCTGGTCGCCGACGCCGAGTATCTGCGTGATCTCCTCGAAGCCAACGAAGGCACATGCACACTCGAAATCTGGCCCGACCAAATGCACGTCTTTCAAGCGCTTCCTCGGCTTTCCCCCGAGGCTGGCCCAGCGCTGCGCCGGGCAGCCCAGTTCATTCGCACCGAACTCGCCCACACCGCGCCGAAGCACTCCACCCCGTGA
- a CDS encoding ferredoxin--NADP reductase, whose amino-acid sequence MDSVDAATTGARTLRLKIEEVIEETSDAVTLVFSVGTTAFDYRPGQFLTLEIPHEQDMSVARCYSLSSSPDTESRPAISVKRTSGGYASNWLCNNAEVGLTLSALAPAGTFVPSRWDRPLVLIAAGSGITPIMSILKTALAVQDESVTLIYANRSPDSVMFADTLNDLLQRYPTRLKVSHWFESELGMPTDSGVRELVPTEPGADAYLCGPAPFMDLARRALLAAGLSPDDIHREIFTSIQTNPFHAVHSPGPAEPGSGTPVTAEVEGEDHSFHCPPDTVLLDAMLAQGIDAPFVCREGTCGACAFTLRSGKVHMRVNETLDDYELGKGMRLACQSVPVSDSVDIVIE is encoded by the coding sequence ATCGATTCGGTAGACGCCGCCACCACCGGAGCGCGCACCCTCCGCCTGAAGATCGAGGAGGTCATCGAGGAGACGTCCGACGCCGTAACCCTGGTCTTTTCCGTCGGTACCACTGCGTTCGACTACAGGCCCGGGCAATTCCTGACGCTCGAGATCCCCCACGAACAGGACATGTCCGTCGCACGTTGTTACTCGCTGTCGAGCAGCCCGGACACCGAATCGCGCCCGGCAATCTCGGTCAAACGCACGTCAGGCGGCTACGCCTCGAATTGGTTGTGCAACAACGCCGAAGTCGGTCTCACCCTCTCGGCGCTTGCGCCTGCGGGCACTTTCGTGCCGTCGAGATGGGATCGGCCTCTCGTTCTCATTGCAGCCGGCAGCGGCATCACCCCGATCATGTCCATCCTCAAGACTGCGTTGGCGGTTCAAGACGAGTCCGTCACTCTGATCTACGCCAACCGATCGCCGGATTCCGTCATGTTCGCCGACACCCTGAACGATCTGCTGCAGCGCTACCCGACCCGCCTGAAGGTGAGCCACTGGTTCGAATCCGAACTCGGTATGCCGACCGACAGCGGAGTGCGCGAACTCGTCCCCACCGAACCCGGCGCCGACGCCTATCTCTGCGGGCCTGCGCCGTTCATGGACCTAGCGCGCCGCGCTCTGCTCGCCGCAGGACTGTCCCCGGACGACATTCATCGCGAAATCTTCACGTCCATCCAGACCAACCCGTTTCACGCCGTGCACTCCCCCGGTCCTGCCGAGCCAGGGTCAGGCACACCCGTCACCGCGGAGGTCGAAGGCGAGGACCACTCCTTCCATTGCCCGCCCGACACCGTTCTACTCGACGCAATGCTCGCGCAGGGCATCGACGCTCCGTTCGTGTGCCGCGAAGGTACCTGCGGCGCTTGCGCTTTCACTCTCAGAAGCGGCAAGGTTCACATGCGCGTCAACGAGACGCTCGACGACTACGAATTGGGCAAAGGTATGCGGCTCGCGTGCCAATCCGTCCCCGTTTCCGACAGCGTCGACATCGTCATCGAATAG
- a CDS encoding SDR family oxidoreductase, with the protein MKQLKKTVLITGASSGIGEATALRLAADGHRVYLGARRTDRLAVLAERITADGGIAEVRSLDVTDAADTAAFVESARDRFGSVDVIVNNAGVMPLSPLAALKTDEWDRMIDVNIRGVLHGIAAGLPVMQEQGSGHIVNIASVGAWEVPATSAVYSATKFAVRAITEGLRIETDGSIRVTLVSPGVTESELAESISDQESREAMRTYRAVALPASAIAGAVAYAISQPAEVDVNSIIVRPTASMQ; encoded by the coding sequence ATGAAACAGCTGAAAAAGACCGTTCTCATCACCGGCGCCAGCAGCGGCATCGGGGAAGCAACCGCGCTACGTCTCGCAGCGGACGGTCACCGTGTCTACCTCGGTGCGCGGCGCACCGATCGGCTGGCGGTGTTGGCCGAAAGGATCACGGCCGATGGCGGAATCGCCGAGGTCCGGTCGCTCGATGTCACCGACGCCGCTGACACCGCGGCCTTCGTGGAGTCAGCGCGGGACCGCTTCGGCAGCGTCGATGTCATCGTCAACAATGCGGGTGTCATGCCGCTGTCCCCGCTGGCTGCGCTGAAGACCGACGAGTGGGATCGAATGATCGACGTCAACATTCGAGGAGTTCTTCACGGCATCGCCGCCGGATTACCGGTCATGCAGGAACAGGGCAGTGGACACATCGTCAACATCGCATCCGTCGGCGCGTGGGAGGTACCTGCGACGAGCGCTGTGTACAGCGCAACCAAGTTCGCCGTTCGCGCGATCACGGAGGGGTTGCGGATCGAAACCGACGGATCCATCCGCGTCACTCTGGTCTCGCCCGGTGTCACGGAATCCGAACTAGCCGAATCGATCTCCGACCAGGAGTCGCGAGAAGCCATGCGCACGTATCGCGCGGTCGCGCTCCCGGCATCGGCGATCGCCGGCGCTGTTGCCTACGCCATCTCGCAACCTGCTGAGGTGGACGTCAATTCGATCATCGTGCGTCCGACGGCAAGCATGCAATAG
- a CDS encoding helix-turn-helix transcriptional regulator produces the protein MTGSALGEYLRTARSRVQPADAGLTTMGRRRVAGLRREEVAVLAGMNTDYYARLEQGRERRPSPQILDALCDALQLNDEAREHLYALTGLVPTRRRRLPVDTIDPSLRQLLHGFLHTPAFVLNPALDILVANALCEALFSPFEHADNLAHMTFLDQAGSSFYGQWALSAENVVASLRHATGSNADYPRLKEVIDGLLEASAEFGELWRRPTVREKTRDRKQLVHPEVGQLSIDYHTFDVRGARGQQLVVYSAPPGSATAERLSLLGTLHADQRRS, from the coding sequence ATGACCGGTTCTGCGCTCGGGGAGTACCTGCGAACAGCGCGCTCACGCGTGCAACCCGCAGACGCAGGTCTGACGACCATGGGCCGGCGACGTGTGGCCGGGCTACGACGCGAGGAAGTCGCGGTCCTGGCCGGGATGAACACCGACTACTACGCCAGACTGGAGCAGGGTCGAGAACGCCGGCCGTCGCCGCAGATCCTCGATGCGCTCTGTGATGCATTGCAGCTCAATGACGAAGCACGAGAGCATCTTTACGCACTAACCGGGCTGGTACCGACCCGACGGCGCCGACTCCCCGTCGACACCATCGATCCCTCGCTGCGCCAGCTGCTTCACGGTTTTCTTCACACGCCGGCATTCGTTCTCAATCCGGCCCTGGACATACTCGTGGCCAACGCCCTCTGCGAGGCGTTGTTCTCACCGTTCGAGCACGCGGACAACCTCGCGCACATGACTTTTCTCGACCAGGCAGGAAGCTCGTTCTACGGTCAATGGGCCCTCTCCGCCGAGAACGTAGTCGCAAGTCTGCGTCATGCCACCGGATCGAACGCGGACTATCCGAGACTGAAAGAGGTCATCGACGGACTCCTGGAGGCCAGTGCAGAGTTCGGTGAACTGTGGCGTCGACCCACGGTTCGCGAGAAAACAAGGGATAGAAAGCAACTCGTTCATCCCGAGGTCGGACAATTGAGCATCGACTATCACACATTCGACGTACGAGGCGCGCGTGGCCAGCAACTCGTTGTCTACAGCGCGCCGCCCGGCAGTGCGACGGCCGAAAGACTGAGCTTGCTCGGAACGCTCCACGCCGACCAGCGTCGTAGCTGA
- a CDS encoding GGDEF domain-containing protein: MDSTEDERLRRIVDSLPSLIGYWDRDSRNVFANHAYREYFGRSPEQIRGIHIKELLGDTLYEANLPFIEGVLAGDEQVFDRTLTDVHGRFRYTQASYPPDFVGGDVVGFFVQVADVSERVVAEKQRDDAIRLFEIAMDNAPIGKAVLTVNGKWLRVNRALCDLTGYSAAELEGMSFRDINHPADLSDADSALAALVTGASEKVSSVKRYVRKDGSTVWVHRTAVLVPGEQYGVDDVVIAQIQDITAQRAAEEELARLAVTDALTGLANRHALMQRMQTEQSESRALRVLFVDLDKFKEVNDAFGHAAGDVILVEVAKRLTEAVGNSGLACRIGGDEFVVLVFRNELEMSDLADAITRAVDGAYAVDGKRVSLSASVGWSCGEGNPDLILAQADRRMYRAKAASSSNRRHVDGSGPA; this comes from the coding sequence ATGGACTCGACAGAGGACGAGCGTCTTCGTCGAATCGTGGATTCCCTGCCGTCGTTGATCGGCTATTGGGATCGCGACTCGAGAAATGTCTTCGCCAATCACGCCTACCGTGAGTACTTCGGGCGGTCTCCCGAACAGATTCGTGGAATTCACATCAAGGAGTTGCTCGGGGACACCTTGTACGAAGCCAACCTTCCGTTCATCGAAGGGGTTCTCGCCGGCGACGAGCAGGTGTTCGACCGCACACTCACCGATGTGCACGGACGCTTTCGCTATACGCAGGCGTCGTACCCACCCGACTTCGTCGGCGGTGACGTTGTCGGCTTCTTCGTTCAAGTAGCCGATGTCAGCGAACGCGTTGTGGCCGAGAAGCAGCGCGACGATGCTATTCGACTGTTCGAGATCGCCATGGACAACGCACCGATAGGTAAAGCAGTCCTGACCGTGAACGGCAAATGGTTACGCGTGAACAGGGCGCTGTGTGATTTGACGGGATACAGCGCCGCCGAGTTGGAGGGGATGTCGTTTCGAGACATCAACCACCCTGCGGATCTTTCCGATGCAGATTCGGCTCTTGCAGCGCTGGTGACGGGAGCCTCGGAGAAGGTGTCGAGCGTCAAGAGATACGTTCGCAAAGACGGCTCCACAGTGTGGGTGCACCGCACTGCCGTACTGGTGCCAGGGGAGCAATACGGCGTCGACGACGTGGTGATTGCACAGATTCAAGACATCACCGCTCAGCGGGCGGCGGAAGAGGAATTGGCTCGCTTGGCTGTGACGGACGCGCTTACTGGCCTGGCCAACCGGCACGCCTTGATGCAGCGTATGCAGACGGAACAGAGCGAGTCCCGTGCGCTACGGGTGTTGTTCGTCGACCTCGACAAGTTCAAGGAAGTGAACGACGCGTTCGGGCACGCCGCGGGTGATGTCATCCTGGTCGAAGTCGCGAAGAGATTGACTGAGGCAGTAGGGAATTCGGGTCTTGCGTGCAGAATCGGAGGCGACGAATTCGTCGTGCTCGTCTTTCGGAACGAACTCGAGATGTCGGATCTAGCGGACGCAATCACACGGGCTGTCGACGGTGCGTACGCTGTCGACGGTAAACGTGTGTCTCTGTCCGCGTCGGTCGGCTGGTCGTGCGGCGAGGGAAATCCTGATCTGATTCTGGCGCAAGCCGACCGCCGCATGTACAGGGCCAAGGCTGCGAGCTCGTCCAATCGACGGCACGTGGATGGTAGCGGTCCCGCGTAG
- a CDS encoding BON domain-containing protein yields MNTTRTSDAELKDRVRLELKWTPGLDRTHIGIAVADGSVTLTGGVADFSQIALAERAAWKVAGVVAVAQDIGIASDSLPVSDTDIAHDLATVLAETAEIPSGAVHSTVTRGCVFLGGVVSWDFQRRAAEQAASSVQGVRRVRNSIEVSPSIAVEHIARHIEAVLERDIADEMDRISISADGAGHVVLAGTARSVAECNAIGRAAHSAGGVETVKNLVHVAE; encoded by the coding sequence ATGAACACGACACGGACAAGCGATGCCGAGCTGAAAGATCGCGTGCGGCTCGAATTGAAGTGGACGCCGGGCCTCGACCGGACGCATATCGGGATTGCTGTCGCCGACGGCAGCGTCACTCTGACCGGGGGCGTCGCGGACTTCTCGCAGATCGCGCTCGCCGAGCGCGCGGCGTGGAAAGTCGCGGGCGTCGTCGCAGTGGCGCAGGATATCGGTATCGCGAGTGACAGCCTCCCCGTCAGCGATACTGACATAGCCCACGACCTGGCGACAGTACTGGCAGAGACGGCGGAGATCCCCTCTGGCGCAGTTCACTCCACCGTCACACGCGGTTGCGTTTTTCTCGGTGGCGTCGTTTCCTGGGATTTTCAACGTAGAGCAGCCGAACAAGCGGCATCGTCCGTCCAGGGCGTACGACGCGTACGCAACTCCATCGAAGTAAGTCCGTCAATTGCCGTGGAGCACATAGCCCGACACATCGAAGCAGTACTCGAGCGCGACATCGCCGACGAAATGGACCGCATCTCCATCTCTGCCGACGGAGCGGGGCACGTCGTACTCGCAGGGACCGCGCGGTCCGTCGCCGAATGCAACGCCATCGGCCGGGCAGCACACAGCGCGGGAGGCGTCGAAACCGTGAAGAACCTAGTTCATGTAGCCGAATGA
- a CDS encoding flavodoxin domain-containing protein translates to MRILIATASRHGSTRDIAQWISQSLNETLTRSGIAAVIDVRDVDEVESIAEYDAVIIGSAVYMGRWLKGARNLVTREQAELETRPVWLFSSGPIGASGSSSPTSSWDEASWAVEHRTFGGKLDLSTLSARERVVVRLIRARDGDDRSHADVDAWTRGIGAQLAASTSTSTSTLT, encoded by the coding sequence ATGCGTATCCTGATCGCCACCGCGAGTCGTCATGGCTCCACTCGCGATATCGCACAGTGGATCTCGCAGTCGTTGAACGAAACACTCACCCGGTCCGGTATCGCCGCGGTCATCGACGTGCGCGATGTCGACGAGGTAGAGAGCATCGCAGAGTACGACGCCGTGATAATCGGCAGCGCCGTCTACATGGGACGCTGGCTCAAGGGCGCGCGAAACCTGGTCACCCGGGAGCAAGCCGAACTCGAGACACGACCCGTCTGGCTGTTCTCGAGCGGGCCGATCGGCGCGAGTGGGTCCTCGTCGCCGACATCGTCGTGGGATGAAGCGTCCTGGGCGGTCGAACACCGCACGTTCGGAGGGAAACTCGACCTCTCGACACTGTCCGCCCGCGAGCGAGTGGTCGTGCGGCTCATACGTGCCCGCGACGGAGACGACCGCTCACACGCCGACGTCGACGCGTGGACCCGTGGCATCGGTGCACAGCTCGCCGCATCCACATCCACATCCACATCCACGCTGACGTGA
- a CDS encoding DUF1003 domain-containing protein: protein MNRWRIHPGVRTGTALSVGERAADYVRNGMGSWPFVFAFLTTMGVWAVYNGSDGFDPYPFILLNLFLSMIAGLQGAILLISAKRADSVSSEVAVHTLSNTATLQEMIEANTALTEAVAELASEIHQRVCPSRLPYDAVPRRATQLPTETTARRG, encoded by the coding sequence ATGAACCGGTGGAGAATACATCCCGGCGTTCGGACAGGAACCGCACTCAGCGTCGGTGAACGCGCCGCCGACTACGTCCGCAACGGCATGGGCTCCTGGCCGTTCGTGTTCGCTTTCCTCACCACGATGGGTGTGTGGGCTGTATACAACGGAAGCGACGGCTTCGACCCCTACCCCTTCATTCTTCTCAATCTCTTCCTGTCCATGATCGCCGGCCTCCAAGGAGCGATACTGCTCATTTCCGCCAAAAGAGCCGACTCGGTCAGCAGCGAAGTAGCGGTGCACACGTTGTCCAACACCGCGACACTGCAAGAGATGATCGAGGCGAATACGGCACTGACCGAGGCGGTCGCGGAGTTGGCATCGGAAATTCATCAGCGTGTCTGTCCTTCCCGATTGCCCTACGACGCCGTGCCACGCCGCGCCACCCAACTGCCGACAGAGACAACAGCGCGGCGTGGCTGA